One stretch of Zingiber officinale cultivar Zhangliang chromosome 6B, Zo_v1.1, whole genome shotgun sequence DNA includes these proteins:
- the LOC121989942 gene encoding uncharacterized protein LOC121989942, producing the protein MRLVCEVIEELKREIDLFRAEGFGRVFQEFTPIKGKINESSSDFRDKKNWTSSFQLRICEKSVCDSRNGGDASLLVLELYSSKAEDETAAVLSDLSLFCTAITHGFVSPAINNHPVSCHKCTKESPEASLVAARNRSSLGR; encoded by the exons ATGCGTCTCGTCTGCGAGG TGATCGAGGAGTTGAAGAGGGAGATCGATCTGTTCCGCGCCGAGGGTTTCGGGCGTGTGTTCCAGGAATTCACGCCGATTAAGGGCAAAATCAACGAGAGCAGCTCGGATTTCAGAGATAAGAAGAACTGGACGAGCTCGTTCCAACTCAGGATCTGTGAG AAATCAGTATGTGATTCTCGGAACGGCGGAGACGCGTCCCTGCTGGTATTGGAACTATACAGCTCCAAGGCAGAAGATGAGACTGCCGCCGTGTTGTCTGACCTCTCTCTGTTCTGTACCGCGATCACTCATGGCTTTGTGAGTCCGGCCATCAATAACCATCCAGTTAGTTGCCATAAGTGTACTAAAGAATCCCCGGAAGCATCTCTGGTGGCGGCTCGCAACAGAAGCAGCCTAGGAAGATGA
- the LOC121990765 gene encoding uncharacterized protein LOC121990765, whose protein sequence is MRKKSSTDYKALNTLQYGLTKEEMNRVESHQNTKELWDKLIELHEGMSDTKVIPFLRGTAWEQPPPDLASYLYKNRIVYLGMCLVPAVTELMMAEFLYLQYEDAKKPIYLYINSTGFGLILWVLQDVPILVMVSMLAYFCFLEQLLVSELGPHALAVSLPFACVLGLLASMIASTMVIQSYIWAYASFQFALVILFAHVFYSVQGVSPVFSILLSSFAGFGISISMNSLLIKYLRWRARRTLRSVQLNQSQQQNEARNLAGVEDGDDTRQQDLENQIQDPNPLQHGQNHS, encoded by the exons ATGAGAAAGAAATCCTCGACGGACTATAAAGCTCTCAACACTCTGCAATACGGGCTGACAAAGGAAGAGATGAACCGAGTGGAGTCGCACCAAAATacgaaagaattatgggacaagttgatcgaactacacgaaggaatgaGTGACACCAAG GTCATTCCTTTCTTGAGAGGAACAGCATGGGAGCAACCGCCTCCCGATCTAGCTTCTTACTTGTATAAAAATCGAATTGTTTATTTAGGCATGTGTCTTGTTCCTGCAGTGACAGAGTTAATGATGGCAGAGTTCCTATATCTTCAATATGAGGATGCTAAGAAGCCAATATACCTATACATTAATTCTACCG GTTTTGGCTTAATCTTGTG GGTATTGCAGGACGTCCCTATTCTTGTCATGGTCAGCATGCTTGCCTATTTCTGCTTCTTGGAGCAACTCTTA GTTAGTGAATTGGGTCCCCATGCTCTTGCCGTATCTTTGCCATTTGCTTGTGTTCTAGGTCTTCTCGCATCCATGATAGCTTCAACGATGG TGATCCAGAGCTACATTTGGGCCTATGCATCGTTCCAATTTGCACTTGTGATCCTCTTTGCTCATGTTTTCTATAGTGTG CAAGGAGTAAGCCCTGTGTTCTCCATTTTACTTTCCTCATTTGCTGGGTTTGGTATTTCAATCAGTATGAACTCTTTGCTTATTAAGTATTTAAGATGGAGGGCTAGGAGAACTTTGCGCTCGGTCCAACTTAATCAGAGTCAGCAGCAAAATGAAGCCAGAAACCTTGCTGGAGTTGAAGATGGAGATGACACAAGGCAACAAGACTTGGAGAACCAGATTCAAGATCCTAACCCTTTGCAACATGGACAAAATCATTCGTAA
- the LOC121992010 gene encoding transcription factor HHO3-like, translating into MRSELTLYPMRAVAVGFVKKAVTESRARGRQVSRLEESIKSLEEEKRKIEVFKRELPLCMRLVYEVMGELKREIDRFRAEGFGRVFQEFTPIKGKINESSSDFRDKKNWTSSFQLWICEESKDTKNMTR; encoded by the exons ATGAGATCAGAGTTAACGCTGTACCCTATGCGGGCCGTCGCTGTCGGGTTCGTGAAGAAGGCGGTGACAGAGAGCAGGGCGAGAGGGCGGCAGGTGTCGCGGCTGGAGGAGTCCATCAAGAGTTTGGAGGAGGAGAAGCGCAAGATCGAAGTTTTCAAGCGCGAGCTCCCTCTCTGCATGCGTCTCGTCTACGAGG TGATGGGGGAGTTGAAGAGGGAGATCGATCGGTTCCGCGCCGAGGGTTTCGGGCGTGTGTTCCAGGAATTCACGCCGATTAAGGGCAAAATCAACGAGAGCAGCTCGGATTTCAGAGATAAGAAGAACTGGACGAGCTCGTTCCAACTCTGGATCTGTGAGGAAAGTAAAGATACCAAAAACATGACAAGATGA